One genomic window of Saccharomyces cerevisiae S288C chromosome XII, complete sequence includes the following:
- a CDS encoding gag-pol fusion protein (Retrotransposon TYA Gag and TYB Pol genes; transcribed/translated as one unit; polyprotein is processed to make a nucleocapsid-like protein (Gag), reverse transcriptase (RT), protease (PR), and integrase (IN); similar to retroviral genes): MESQQLSQHSPISHGSACASVTSKEVHTNQDPLDVSASKTEECEKASTKANSQQTTTPASSAVPENPHHASPQPASVPPPQNGPYPQQCMMTQNQANPSGWSFYGHPSMIPYTPYQMSPMYFPPGPQSQFPQYPSSVGTPLSTPSPESGNTFTDSSSADSDMTSTKKYVRPPPMLTSPNDFPNWVKTYIKFLQNSNLGGIIPTVNGKPVRQITDDELTFLYNTFQIFAPSQFLPTWVKDILSVDYTDIMKILSKSIEKMQSDTQEANDIVTLANLQYNGSTPADAFETKVTNIIDRLNNNGIHINNKVACQLIMRGLSGEYKFLRYTRHRHLNMTVAELFLDIHAIYEEQQGSRNSKPNYRRNLSDEKNDSRSYTNTTKPKVIARNPQKTNNSKSKTARAHNVSTSNNSPSTDNDSISKSTTEPIQLNNKHDLHLGQELTESTVNHTNHSDDELPGHLLLDSGASRTLIRSAHHIHSASSNPDINVVDAQKRNIPINAIGDLQFHFQDNTKTSIKVLHTPNIAYDLLSLNELAAVDITACFTKNVLERSDGTVLAPIVKYGDFYWVSKKYLLPSNISVPTINNVHTSESTRKYPYPFIHRMLAHANAPTIRYSLKNNTITYFNESDVDWSSAIDYQCPDCLIGKSTKHRHIKGSRLKYQNSYEPFQYLHTDIFGPVHNLPNSAPSYFISFTDETTKFRWVYPLHDRREDSILDVFTTILAFIKNQFQASVLVIQMDRGSEYTNRTLHKFLEKNGITPCYTTTADSRAHGVAERLNRTLLDDCRTQLQCSGLPNHLWFSAIEFSTIVRNSLASPKSKKSARQHAGLAGLDISTLLPFGQPVIVNDHNPNSKIHPRGIPGYALHPSRNSYGYIIYLPSLKKTVDTTNYVILQGKESRLDQFNYDALTFDEDLNRLTASYHSFIASNEIQESNDLNIESDHDFQSDIELHPEQPRNVLSKAVSPTDSTPPSTHTEDSKRVSKTNIRAPREVDPNISESNILPSKKRSSTPQISNIESTGSGGMHKLNVPLLAPMSQSNTHESSHASKSKDFRHSDSYSENETNHTNVPISSTGGTNNKTVPQISDQETEKRIIHRSPSIDASPPENNSSHNIVPIKTPTTVSEQNTEESIIADLPLPDLPPESPTEFPDPFKELPPINSRQTNSSLGGIGDSNAYTTINSKKRSLEDNETEIKVSRDTWNTKNMRSLEPPRSKKRIHLIAAVKAVKSIKPIRTTLRYDEAITYNKDIKEKEKYIEAYHKEVNQLLKMKTWDTDEYYDRKEIDPKRVINSMFIFNKKRDGTHKARFVARGDIQHPDTYDSGMQSNTVHHYALMTSLSLALDNNYYITQLDISSAYLYADIKEELYIRPPPHLGMNDKLIRLKKSLYGLKQSGANWYETIKSYLIKQCGMEEVRGWSCVFKNSQVTICLFVDDMILFSKDLNANKKIITTLKKQYDTKIINLGESDNEIQYDILGLEIKYQRGKYMKLGMENSLTEKIPKLNVPLNPKGRKLSAPGQPGLYIDQDELEIDEDEYKEKVHEMQKLIGLASYVGYKFRFDLLYYINTLAQHILFPSRQVLDMTYELIQFMWDTRDKQLIWHKNKPTEPDNKLVAISDASYGNQPYYKSQIGNIYLLNGKVIGGKSTKASLTCTSTTEAEIHAISESVPLLNNLSYLIQELNKKPIIKGLLTDSRSTISIIKSTNEEKFRNRFFGTKAMRLRDEVSGNNLYVYYIETKKNIADVMTKPLPIKTFKLLTNKWIH; this comes from the exons atggaatcccaacaattatctcaacattcacccatttctcatggtagcgcctgtgcttcggttacttctaaggaagtccacacaaatcaagatccgttagacgtttcagcttccaaaacagaagaatgTGAGAAGGCTTCCACTAAGGCTAACTCTCAACAGACAACAACACCTGCttcatcagctgttccagagaacccCCATCATGCCTCTCCTCAACCTgcttcagtaccacctCCACAGAATGGGCCGTACCCACAGCAGTGCATGATGACCCAAAACCAAGCCAATCCATCTGGTTGGTCATTTTACGGACACCCATCTATGATTCCGTATAcaccttatcaaatgtcgcctatgtactttccacctgggccacaatcacagtttccgcagtatccatcatcagttggaacGCCTCTGAGCACTCCATCACCTGAGTCAggtaatacatttactgattcatcctcagcggactctgatatgacatccactaaaaaatatgtcagaccaccaccaatgttaacctcacctaatgactttccaaattgggttaaaacatacatcaaatttttacaaaactcgaatctcggtggtattattccgACAGTAAACGGAAAACCCGTACGTCAGatcactgatgatgaactcaccttcttgtataacacttttcaaatatttgctcccTCTCAATTCCTACCTACCTGGGTCAAAGACATCCTATCCGTTGATTATAcggatatcatgaaaattctttccaaaagtattgaaaaaatgcaatctgATACCCAAGAGGCAAACGACATTGTGACCctggcaaatttgcaatataatggcagtacacctgcagatgcatttgaaacaaaagtcacaaacattatcgacagactgaacaataatggcattcatatcaataacaaggtcgcatgccaattaattatgagaggtctatctggcgaatataaatttttacgctaCACACGTCATCGAcatctaaatatgacagtcgctgaactgttcttagatatccatgctatttatgaagaacaacagggatcgagaaacagcaaacctaattacaggagaaatctgagtgatgagaagaatgattctcgcagctatacgaatacaaccaaacccaaagttatagctcggaatcctcaaaaaacaaataattcgaaatcgaaaacagcCAGGGCTCACAATGTATCCACATCTAATAACTCTCCCAGCACGGACAACGATTCcatcagtaaatcaactactgaaccgattcaattgaacaataagcaCGACCTTCACCTT GGCCAGGAACTTACTGAATCTACGGTAAATCACACTaatcattctgatgatgaactccctggacacctccttctcgattcaggagcatcacgaacccttataagatctgctcatcacatacactcagcatcatctaatcctgacataaacgtagttgatgctcaaaaaagaaatataccaattaacgctattggtgacctacaatttcacttccaggacaacaccaaaacatcaataaaggtattgcacactcctaacatagcctatgacttactcagtttgaatgaattggctgcagtagatatcacagcatgctttaccaaaaacgtcTTAGAACGATCTGACGGCACTGTACTTGCACCTATCGTAAAatatggagacttttactgggtatctaaaaagtacttgcttccatcaaatatctccgtacccaccatcaataatgtccatacaagtgaaagtacacgcaaatatccttatcctttcattcatcgaatgcttgcGCATGCCAATGCACCGACAATTCGATactcacttaaaaataacaccatcacgtattttaacgaatcagatgtcgactggtctagtgctattgactatcaatgtcctgattgtttaatcggcaaaagcaccaaacacagacatatcaaaggttcacgactaaaataccaaaattcatacgaaccctttcaatacctacatactgacatatttggtccagttcacaacctaccaaatagtgcaccatcctatttcatctcatttactgatgagacaacaaaattccgtTGGGTTTATCCATTACACGACCGTCGCGAGGACTCTATCCtcgatgtttttactaCGATACTAGCTTTTATTAAGAACCAGTTTCAGGCCAGTGTCTTGGTTATACAAATGGACCGTGGTTCTGAGTATACTAACAGAACTctccataaattccttgaaaaaaatggtataactccatgctatacaaccacaGCGGATTCCCGAGCACATGGAGTCGCTGAACGGCTCAACCGTACCTTATTAGATGACTGCCGTACTCAACTGCAATGTAGTGGTTTACCGAACCATTTATGGTTCTCTgcaatcgaattttctactattgtgagaaattcactagcttcacctaaaagcaaaaaatctgcaagacaacatgctggcttggcaggacttgatatcagtactttgttacctttcggtcaacctgttatcgtcaatgatcacaaccctaactccaaaatacatcctcgtggcaTCCCAGGCTACGCTCTACATCCGTCtcgaaactcttatggatatatcatctatcttccatccttaaagaagacagtagatacaactaactatgttattcttcagggcaaggaatccagattagatcaattcaattacgacgcactcactttcgatgaagacttAAACCGTTTAACTGCTTCATATCATTCGTTCATTGCGTCAAATGAGATCCAAGAATCCAATGATCTTAACATAGAATCTGACCATGACTTCCAATCCGACATTGAACTACATCCTGAGCAACCGAGAAAtgtcctttcaaaagctgtgagTCCAACCGATTCCACACCTCCGTCAACTCATACTGAAGATTCGAAACGTGTTTctaaaaccaatattcgcgcacccagagaagttgaccccaacatatctgaatctaatattcttccatcaaagaagagatctagcaccccccaaatttccaatatcgAGAGTACCGGTTCGGGTGGTATGcataaattaaatgttcctttacttGCTCCCATGTCCCAATCTAACACACATGAGTCGTCGCACGccagtaaatctaaagatttcagacacTCAGACTCGTACAGTGAAAATGAGACTAATCATACAAACGTACCAATATCCAGTACGGGTggtaccaacaacaaaactgtTCCGCAGATAAGTGACCAAGAGACtgagaaaaggattataCACCGTTCACCTTCAATCGATGCTTCTCCACcggaaaataattcatcgcACAATATTGTTCCTATCAAAACGCCAACTACTGTTTCTGAACAGAATACCGAGGAATCTATCATCGCTGATCTCCCACTCCCTGATCTACCTCCAGAATCTCCTACCGAATTCCCTGACCCATTTAAAGAACTCCCACCGATAAATTCTCGTCaaactaattccagtttgggtggtattggtgactctaatgcctatactactatcaacagtaagaaaagatcattagaagataatgaaactgaaattaaggtatcacgagacacatggaatactaagaatatgcgtagtttagaacctccgagatcgaagaaacgaattcacctgattgcagctgtaaaagcagtaaaatcaatcaaaccaatacgGACAACCTTACGATACGATGAGGCAATCacctataataaagatattaaagaaaaagaaaaatatatcgaggcataccacaaagaagtcaatcaactgttgaagatgaaaacttgggACACTGACGAATAttatgacagaaaagaaatagaccctaaaagagtaataaactcaatgtttatcttcaacaagaaaCGTGACGGTACTCAtaaagctagatttgttgcaagaggtgaTATTCAGCATCCTGACACTTACGACTCAGGCatgcaatccaataccgtacatcactatgcattaatgacatccctgtcacttgcattagacaataactactatattacacaattagacatatcttcggcatatttgtatgcagacatcaaagaagaattatacataagacctccaccacatttaggaatgaatgataagttgatacgtttgaagaaatcactttatggattgaaacaaagtggagCGAACTGGTacgaaactatcaaatcatacctgataaaacagtgtggtatggaagaagttcgtggatggtcatgcgtatttaagaatagtcaagtaacaatatgtttatttgttgacgacatgattttattcagcaaagacttaaatgcaaataagaaaatcataacaacactcaagaaacaatacgatacaaagataataaatctgggtgaaagtgataacgaaattcagtacgacatacttggcttagaaatcaaatatcaaagaggtaaatacatgaaattaggtatggaaaactcattaactgagaaaatacccaaattaaacgtacctttgaatccaaaaggaagaaaacttagcgctccaggtcaaccaggtctttatatagaccaggatgaactagaaatagatgaagatgaatacaaagagaaggtacatgaaatgcaaaagttgattggtctagcttcatatgttggatataaatttagatttgacttactatactacatcaacacacttgctcaacatatactattcccctctaggcaagttttagacatgacatatgagttgatacaattcatgtgggacactagagataaacaactgatatggcacaaaaacaaacctaccgagccagataataaactagtCGCAATAAGTGATGCTTCGTATGGCAACCAACCGTATTATAAATCACAAATTGGcaacatatatttacttaATGGAAAGgtaattggaggaaagtccACCAAGGCTTCATTAACATGTACTTCAACTAcggaagcagaaatacacgcGATAAGTGAATCTGtcccattattaaataatctAAGTTACCTGATAcaagaacttaacaagaaaccaattattaaaGGCTTACTTACTGATAGTAGATCAACgatcagtataattaagtctacaaatgaagagaaatttagaaacagattttttggcacaaaggcaatgagacttagagatgaagtatcaggtaataatttatacgtatactacatcgagaccaagaagaacattgctgatgtgatgacaaaacctcttccgataaaaacatttaaactattaactaacaaatggattcattag
- a CDS encoding uncharacterized protein (hypothetical protein; identified by gene-trapping, microarray-based expression analysis, and genome-wide homology searching; YLR157W-D has a paralog, YLR161W, that arose from a segmental duplication), producing MKFQYALAKEQLGSNSRSGVKKLISKHHWLPEYYFSDLSFSVVQQWDSRAIEKTTIISCMRPANQEIYPL from the coding sequence ATGAAGTTCCAATATGCGTTGGCCAAGGAACAGCTAGGCAGCAACTCGCGCAGTGGCGTCAAAAAACTAATAAGTAAACACCACTGGCTTCCGGAATACTATTTCTCTGATCTCTCATTTTCTGTTGTACAGCAGTGGGACAGTAGAgccattgaaaaaactacAATCATATCTTGTATGCGGCCCGCAAACCAAGAGATTTATCCTTTGtga
- a CDS encoding uncharacterized protein (hypothetical protein identified by gene-trapping; microarray-based expression analysis, and genome-wide homology searching; partially overlaps a Ty1 element), translating into MIVDFYSNTLRHCETLRSQPCSLFSSLYARSFQSSCTLHVAEPSPGFHMYGCHT; encoded by the coding sequence atgatagttgatttctATTCCAACACTTTGAGACATTGTGAGACCCTCCGTTCGCAACCGTGCTCTCTGTTTTCATCACTATATGCACGCTCTTTCCAAAGCTCCTGCACTTTGCACGTGGCGGAGCCATCGCCCGGCTTCCATATGTACGGCTGCCACACCTAA
- a CDS encoding uncharacterized protein (hypothetical protein; identified by fungal homology comparisons and RT-PCR; this ORF partially overlaps RDN5-4; YLR157C-C has a paralog, YLR154C-H, that arose from a segmental duplication): MYSCAKKKTTAAPEFRVWSPTTLLGQALTSLTTVDRTGNGAFW; the protein is encoded by the coding sequence ATGTATTCGTGcgcgaaaaaaaaaacaactgCAGCACCTGAGTTTCGCGTATGGTCACCCACTACACTACTCGGTCAGGCTCTTACCAGCTTAACTACAGTTGATCGGACGGGAAACGGTGCTTTCTGGTAG
- the ASP3-3 gene encoding asparaginase ASP3-3 (Cell-wall L-asparaginase II involved in asparagine catabolism; expression induced during nitrogen starvation; ORF contains a short non-coding RNA that enhances expression of full-length gene; likely arose in via horizontal gene transfer from the wine yeast Wickerhamomyces anomalus or a close relative; enzyme preparation shows antitumor activity; reference strain S288C has four copies of ASP3; ASP3-3 has a paralog, ASP3-1, that arose from a segmental duplication): MRSLNTLLLSLFVAMSSGAPLLKIREEKNSSLPSIKIFGTGGTIASKGSTSATTAGYSVGLTVNDLIEAVPSLAEKANLDYLQVSNVGSNSLNYTHLIPLYHGISEALASDDYAGAVVTHGTDTMEETAFFLDLTINSEKPVCIAGAMRPATATSADGPMNLYQAVSIAASEKSLGRGTMITLNDRIASGFWTTKMNANSLDTFRADEQGYLGYFSNDDVEFYYPPVKPNGWQFFDISNLTDPSEIPEVIILYSYQGLNPELIVKAVKDLGAKGIVLAGSGAGSWTATGSIVNEQLYEEYGIPIVHSRRTADGTVPPDDAPEYAIGSGYLNPQKSRILLQLCLYSGYGMDQIRSVFSGVYGG; this comes from the coding sequence ATGAGATCTTTAAATACCCTTTTACTTTCTCTCTTTGTCGCAATGTCCAGTGGTGCTCCACTACTAAAAATTCGTGAAGAGAAgaattcttctttgccatcaatcaaaatttttggtacCGGCGGTACTATCGCTTCCAAGGGTTCGACAAGTGCAACAACGGCGGGTTATAGCGTGGGATTAACCGTAAATGATTTAATAGAAGCCGTCCCATCTTTAGCTGAGAAGGCAAATCTGGACTATCTTCAAGTGTCTAACGTTGgttcaaattctttaaacTATACGCATCTGATCCCATTGTATCACGGTATCTCCGAGGCACTAGCCTCTGATGACTACGCTGGTGCGGTTGTCACTCATGGGACCGACACTATGGAGGAGACAGCTTTCTTCTTAGATTTGACCATAAATTCAGAGAAGCCAGTATGTATCGCAGGCGCTATGCGTCCAGCCACTGCCACGTCTGCTGATGGCCCAATGAATTTATATCAAGCAGTGTCTATTGCTGCTTCTGAGAAATCACTGGGTCGTGGCACGATGATCACTCTAAACGATCGTATTGCCTCTGGGTTTTGGACAACGAAAATGAATGCCAACTCTTTAGATACATTCAGAGCGGATGAACAGGGATATTTAGGttacttttcaaatgatGACGTGGAGTTTTACTACCCACCAGTCAAGCCAAATGGATGGCAATTTTTTGACATTTCCAACCTCACAGACCCTTCGGAAATTCCAGAAGTCATTATTCTGTACTCCTATCAAGGCTTGAATCCTGAGCTAATAGTAAAGGCCGTCAAGGACCTGGGCGCAAAAGGTATCGTGTTGGCGGGTTCTGGAGCTGGTTCCTGGACTGCTACGGGTAGTATTGTAAACGAACAACTTTATGAAGAGTATGGTATACCAATTGTTCACAGCAGAAGAACAGCAGATGGTACAGTTCCTCCAGATGATGCCCCAGAGTACGCCATTGGATCTGGCTACCTAAACCCTCAAAAATCGCGTATTTTGCTACAATTATGTTTGTACTCCGGCTACGGCATGGATCAGATTAGGTCTGTTTTTTCTGGCGTCTACGGTGGTTAA
- a CDS encoding uncharacterized protein (hypothetical protein; overexpression confers resistance to the antimicrobial peptide MiAMP1 and causes growth arrest, apoptosis, and increased sensitivity to cobalt chloride) — MQHTLTRTASLPERSSSAHSAATALPALRRPPDSCETLVPLLCIFWFVFVSMSPLPPARANKSDNKGLISADRNNKATLLLTIPRCTSKSYTNDLSPLKMTLLSAGKHPRPFRQEHRC; from the coding sequence ATGCAGCACACGCTTACCCGGACCGCCTCTCTGCCAGAACGCTCGAGCAGCGCCCACAGCGCCGCTACTGCGTTACCCGCACTTCGCCGCCCGCCAGACAGCTGCGAGACTCTCGTCCCGCTACTGTGTATCTTTTGGTTCGTCTTCGTTAGTATGAGCCCGCTCCCGCCGGCTCGTGCCAACAAATCAGACAACAAAGGCTTAATCTCAGCAGATCGTAACAACAAGGCTACTCTACTGCTTACAATACCCCGTTGTACATCCAAGTCGTATACAAATGATTTATCCCCACTCAAAATGACATTGCTATCCGCCGGCAAGCACCCAAGGCCTTTCCGCCAAGAGCACCGTTGCTAG
- the RRT15 gene encoding Rrt15p (hypothetical protein; identified by fungal homology comparisons and RT-PCR; identified in a screen for mutants with decreased levels of rDNA transcription), with amino-acid sequence MVCIHTENQNQGDFYPFVLLEISVLHESPLGHLRYRLTDVPPQPNSPGEIYCFYINCIMNRR; translated from the coding sequence ATGGTTTGTATTCACactgaaaatcaaaatcaaggGGACTTTTACCCTTTTGTTCTACTGGAGATTTCTGTTCTCCATGAGTCCCCCTTAGGACATCTGCGTTATCGTTTAACAGATGTGCCGCCCCAGCCAAACTCTCCTGGCGAaatttattgtttttacATAAACTGTATTATGAACAGAAGGTAG
- a CDS encoding uncharacterized protein (hypothetical protein; YLR156W, YLR159W, and YLR161W are three identical open reading frames in S288C encoded near the ribosomal DNA region of chromosome 12; YLR159W has a paralog, YLR156W, that arose from a segmental duplication) gives MKFQYALAKEQLGSNSRSGVKKLISKHHWLPEYYFSDLSFSVVQQWDSRAIEKTTIISCMRPANQEIYPLRHCETLRSQPCSLFSSLYARSFQSSCTLHVAEPSPGFHMYGCHT, from the coding sequence ATGAAGTTCCAATATGCGTTGGCCAAGGAACAGCTAGGCAGCAACTCGCGCAGTGGCGTCAAAAAACTAATAAGTAAACACCACTGGCTTCCGGAATACTATTTCTCTGATCTCTCATTTTCTGTTGTACAGCAGTGGGACAGTAGAgccattgaaaaaactacAATCATATCTTGTATGCGGCCCGCAAACCAAGAGATTTATCCTTTGAGACATTGTGAGACCCTCCGTTCGCAACCGTGCTCTCTGTTTTCATCACTATATGCACGCTCTTTCCAAAGCTCCTGCACTTTGCACGTGGCGGAGCCATCGCCCGGCTTCCATATGTACGGCTGCCACACCTAA
- a CDS encoding gag protein (Retrotransposon TYA Gag gene co-transcribed with TYB Pol; translated as TYA or TYA-TYB polyprotein; Gag is a nucleocapsid protein that is the structural constituent of virus-like particles (VLPs); similar to retroviral Gag), with translation MESQQLSQHSPISHGSACASVTSKEVHTNQDPLDVSASKTEECEKASTKANSQQTTTPASSAVPENPHHASPQPASVPPPQNGPYPQQCMMTQNQANPSGWSFYGHPSMIPYTPYQMSPMYFPPGPQSQFPQYPSSVGTPLSTPSPESGNTFTDSSSADSDMTSTKKYVRPPPMLTSPNDFPNWVKTYIKFLQNSNLGGIIPTVNGKPVRQITDDELTFLYNTFQIFAPSQFLPTWVKDILSVDYTDIMKILSKSIEKMQSDTQEANDIVTLANLQYNGSTPADAFETKVTNIIDRLNNNGIHINNKVACQLIMRGLSGEYKFLRYTRHRHLNMTVAELFLDIHAIYEEQQGSRNSKPNYRRNLSDEKNDSRSYTNTTKPKVIARNPQKTNNSKSKTARAHNVSTSNNSPSTDNDSISKSTTEPIQLNNKHDLHLRPGTY, from the coding sequence atggaatcccaacaattatctcaacattcacccatttctcatggtagcgcctgtgcttcggttacttctaaggaagtccacacaaatcaagatccgttagacgtttcagcttccaaaacagaagaatgTGAGAAGGCTTCCACTAAGGCTAACTCTCAACAGACAACAACACCTGCttcatcagctgttccagagaacccCCATCATGCCTCTCCTCAACCTgcttcagtaccacctCCACAGAATGGGCCGTACCCACAGCAGTGCATGATGACCCAAAACCAAGCCAATCCATCTGGTTGGTCATTTTACGGACACCCATCTATGATTCCGTATAcaccttatcaaatgtcgcctatgtactttccacctgggccacaatcacagtttccgcagtatccatcatcagttggaacGCCTCTGAGCACTCCATCACCTGAGTCAggtaatacatttactgattcatcctcagcggactctgatatgacatccactaaaaaatatgtcagaccaccaccaatgttaacctcacctaatgactttccaaattgggttaaaacatacatcaaatttttacaaaactcgaatctcggtggtattattccgACAGTAAACGGAAAACCCGTACGTCAGatcactgatgatgaactcaccttcttgtataacacttttcaaatatttgctcccTCTCAATTCCTACCTACCTGGGTCAAAGACATCCTATCCGTTGATTATAcggatatcatgaaaattctttccaaaagtattgaaaaaatgcaatctgATACCCAAGAGGCAAACGACATTGTGACCctggcaaatttgcaatataatggcagtacacctgcagatgcatttgaaacaaaagtcacaaacattatcgacagactgaacaataatggcattcatatcaataacaaggtcgcatgccaattaattatgagaggtctatctggcgaatataaatttttacgctaCACACGTCATCGAcatctaaatatgacagtcgctgaactgttcttagatatccatgctatttatgaagaacaacagggatcgagaaacagcaaacctaattacaggagaaatctgagtgatgagaagaatgattctcgcagctatacgaatacaaccaaacccaaagttatagctcggaatcctcaaaaaacaaataattcgaaatcgaaaacagcCAGGGCTCACAATGTATCCACATCTAATAACTCTCCCAGCACGGACAACGATTCcatcagtaaatcaactactgaaccgattcaattgaacaataagcaCGACCTTCACCTTAGGCCAGGAACTTACTGA